Proteins co-encoded in one Afipia sp. P52-10 genomic window:
- a CDS encoding autotransporter outer membrane beta-barrel domain-containing protein, with protein MKNRKLVLGAIAAALAFSSSSAAIAACTGGTPFNITGGNALGTFTATGQGLGAFSAAGALNTLISSINVANTAFLTQSTAFVGSPANPRPNQEGGGVWVRGIGGEIDTKNNSTATYSVTSGGTTFNTAPYNCDTKTNLQFAGTQVGTDMATLNWNGWNAHIGSMAGYIGGKARDKSAPGVIDPLGGTLENSLEVPFVGIYAAATYGGFFIDGQVRWDFYRNKLDDFQGSGLLGQRLDARGIAFTGNIGYNHQLGNGWFLEPSAGIVVSKVEVDPLNTAGTLVYLNLLGPNAFVPPAQVQINDIKSTLGRLSLRTGTTIVTDKVIWQPFFTASVYHEFQGKVSTNIVSTFANAGVPGIDITGVVNTNGVGTYGQFGLGVAAQLVGTGWLGYVRGDYRTGERIEGYSVNGGLRYQFSPDPAPLAPKGLITKAPVLAVAAYDWTGFYIGGQFGGVYGRDKIDFGSGFTTSPKFAGVLAGGQIGYDYQFGKWVIGVEGTGTWGNAQGTRGCPGGLAFFYSCGTELNWMATGTARLGYAYWDRSLIYVKGGIAAAEVKSSITCNTGTQPLILVALPNCNVPLGASPATGEVSATKTKVGWTVGFGTEFALTRNWTVKGETNYFDLGKDDYTTGLGTVSLKTTGISAIVGLNYRFTTGGVLR; from the coding sequence ATGAAGAACCGCAAGCTGGTCCTGGGTGCAATTGCGGCTGCACTGGCCTTCTCGTCCTCATCGGCCGCGATCGCAGCCTGCACCGGCGGCACGCCGTTCAACATCACCGGCGGCAACGCGCTCGGAACGTTCACCGCAACAGGCCAGGGGCTTGGCGCTTTCTCCGCAGCCGGCGCGCTCAACACCTTGATCTCCAGCATCAACGTCGCGAACACGGCGTTTCTGACGCAGTCCACCGCGTTCGTTGGCAGCCCGGCGAATCCGCGGCCGAACCAGGAAGGCGGCGGCGTCTGGGTGCGCGGCATCGGCGGCGAGATCGACACCAAGAACAACAGCACCGCGACCTATAGCGTCACCTCGGGCGGCACCACCTTCAACACCGCGCCCTACAACTGCGACACCAAGACCAACCTGCAGTTCGCCGGCACCCAGGTCGGTACCGACATGGCGACGCTGAACTGGAACGGCTGGAATGCCCATATCGGTTCGATGGCCGGCTATATCGGCGGCAAGGCGCGCGACAAGTCGGCGCCGGGCGTGATCGATCCGTTGGGCGGCACCCTGGAGAACTCCCTCGAAGTGCCGTTCGTCGGCATCTATGCGGCGGCGACCTATGGCGGCTTCTTCATCGACGGTCAGGTTCGCTGGGACTTCTATCGCAACAAGCTCGACGACTTCCAGGGATCGGGTCTGCTTGGACAGCGCCTCGATGCGCGCGGCATCGCCTTCACCGGTAACATCGGTTACAACCATCAGCTCGGCAACGGCTGGTTCCTTGAGCCGTCGGCCGGCATCGTCGTGTCGAAGGTCGAGGTCGATCCGCTGAACACGGCCGGCACGCTGGTCTATCTCAACCTGCTGGGGCCGAATGCGTTCGTGCCGCCGGCGCAGGTCCAGATCAACGACATCAAGAGCACGCTCGGCCGCTTGAGCTTGCGCACCGGCACCACGATCGTCACCGACAAGGTGATCTGGCAGCCGTTCTTCACGGCCAGCGTCTATCATGAATTCCAGGGCAAGGTTTCGACCAACATCGTGTCGACCTTCGCCAACGCCGGCGTTCCGGGCATCGACATCACCGGCGTCGTCAACACCAATGGCGTCGGCACTTACGGCCAGTTCGGTCTCGGCGTGGCCGCGCAACTGGTCGGCACCGGCTGGCTCGGCTACGTCCGTGGCGACTATCGCACGGGTGAGCGGATCGAGGGTTACAGCGTCAATGGCGGCCTGCGCTATCAGTTCTCGCCGGATCCGGCGCCGCTCGCGCCGAAGGGTTTGATCACCAAGGCTCCGGTTCTCGCCGTGGCCGCCTACGACTGGACCGGCTTCTATATCGGCGGTCAGTTCGGCGGCGTCTATGGCCGCGACAAGATCGATTTCGGTTCGGGCTTCACCACCTCGCCGAAGTTCGCGGGCGTGCTCGCCGGCGGTCAGATCGGCTACGACTACCAGTTCGGCAAGTGGGTCATCGGCGTCGAAGGGACCGGCACCTGGGGTAATGCGCAGGGGACGCGCGGGTGCCCCGGCGGTCTCGCGTTTTTCTATAGCTGCGGCACCGAACTCAACTGGATGGCGACCGGGACCGCCCGTCTCGGCTATGCCTACTGGGATCGCTCATTGATCTACGTGAAGGGTGGTATCGCCGCGGCCGAAGTGAAGAGCAGCATCACCTGCAACACTGGCACGCAGCCGCTGATCCTGGTCGCGCTGCCGAACTGCAATGTGCCGCTCGGCGCTTCGCCGGCGACCGGCGAGGTCTCGGCCACCAAGACCAAGGTTGGCTGGACGGTTGGGTTCGGCACGGAATTCGCGCTGACCCGGAATTGGACGGTGAAGGGCGAAACCAACTACTTCGATCTCGGCAAGGACGATTATACGACCGGTCTCGGCACAGTCTCGCTGAAGACGACCGGTATCTCGGCGATCGTCGGCCTGAACTATCGCTTTACGACAGGGGGCGTGCTTCGCTGA
- the tcuA gene encoding FAD-dependent tricarballylate dehydrogenase TcuA has protein sequence MSEYDVVVVGAGNAAMCAALAAREHGVKVAVLEWAAFGDHGGNSTFTAGAIRTVYNGVDDLRAIMPDLTESEIANTDFGVYTEDMFFDDMARVTQNRTNPDMAELLVKRSHPTLKWMTTKGVRFAPIYGRQAFKIDGKFKFWGGLTVEAVGGGPGLVEALHKAAAREGIDIMYETRAVSLLADDDGVHGVRVLQKGKSKEIRAKAVVLAAGGFQANVEWRTRYLGPSWDLAKVRGSRFNMGDGIRMAIEVGARPGGNWSGCHAVGWDRNAPEYGDLAVGDGFQKHSYPFGIMVNADGERFVDEGADFRNYTYAKYGRVILNQPGQFAWQIFDQKVVHLLRDEYRIRQVTKVQADTLEELATKLEDVNPEGFLKTVKEWNAAVMQEVPFNPNVKDGRSTRGLKVVKSNWANTLDQGPYLAFAVTCGVTFTFGGVRITTDGEVTSVDDKPIPGLYAAGEMVGGLFYFNYPGGTGLCAGAVFGKIAGTSAGGYAKGK, from the coding sequence ATGAGTGAGTACGATGTTGTTGTGGTCGGCGCCGGAAACGCGGCCATGTGCGCAGCGCTGGCCGCGCGCGAGCATGGGGTGAAGGTCGCGGTGCTGGAATGGGCCGCGTTCGGCGATCACGGCGGCAATTCCACCTTCACCGCGGGTGCGATCCGCACGGTCTACAACGGCGTCGACGATCTGCGCGCCATCATGCCGGATCTGACGGAGAGCGAAATCGCCAACACCGATTTTGGCGTCTACACCGAAGACATGTTCTTCGACGACATGGCGCGGGTGACGCAGAACCGCACCAATCCGGACATGGCCGAACTGCTGGTGAAGCGGAGCCATCCGACGCTGAAGTGGATGACCACCAAAGGCGTGCGCTTCGCGCCGATCTATGGCCGTCAGGCATTCAAGATCGACGGCAAGTTCAAGTTCTGGGGCGGTCTGACGGTGGAAGCCGTCGGCGGGGGCCCAGGCCTGGTCGAGGCGCTGCACAAGGCGGCTGCCCGCGAGGGCATCGACATCATGTACGAGACCCGCGCGGTGTCGCTGCTCGCCGACGACGACGGCGTGCATGGCGTGCGTGTGCTGCAGAAGGGCAAGAGCAAGGAAATCCGCGCCAAGGCAGTGGTTCTGGCTGCCGGCGGTTTCCAGGCCAACGTCGAATGGCGTACGCGCTATCTCGGTCCGTCGTGGGATCTCGCCAAGGTGCGCGGCTCGCGCTTCAACATGGGTGACGGCATCCGCATGGCGATCGAGGTCGGTGCGCGCCCCGGCGGCAATTGGTCCGGATGTCATGCGGTCGGTTGGGATCGCAATGCTCCGGAATACGGCGACCTCGCGGTCGGCGACGGCTTCCAGAAGCACTCCTATCCGTTCGGCATCATGGTCAACGCCGATGGCGAGCGTTTCGTCGATGAGGGCGCGGATTTCCGCAACTACACCTACGCCAAATACGGCCGCGTGATCCTGAACCAGCCGGGCCAGTTCGCCTGGCAGATCTTCGACCAGAAGGTCGTCCACCTGCTGCGCGACGAGTATCGCATCCGCCAGGTCACCAAGGTCCAGGCCGACACGCTCGAAGAGCTCGCGACCAAGCTCGAGGACGTCAATCCGGAGGGCTTCCTCAAGACCGTGAAGGAGTGGAACGCCGCGGTGATGCAGGAGGTCCCGTTCAACCCGAACGTCAAGGACGGCCGCTCGACGCGCGGACTGAAGGTGGTGAAGAGCAACTGGGCCAACACCCTCGATCAGGGGCCGTATCTTGCGTTCGCGGTGACCTGCGGTGTGACGTTCACCTTCGGCGGCGTGCGCATCACCACCGACGGCGAAGTCACCTCGGTTGACGACAAGCCGATTCCGGGGCTGTACGCGGCGGGCGAGATGGTCGGCGGCCTGTTCTACTTCAACTATCCGGGTGGCACCGGGCTTTGCGCCGGCGCGGTATTCGGCAAGATCGCCGGCACGTCGGCCGGTGGTTACGCCAAGGGGAAGTGA
- a CDS encoding NAD(P)-dependent oxidoreductase yields the protein MSASNSIGFIGLGVMGEPICRNLLKKSGRPVVAFDLAKEPLARMQNDGARVAPSIAAVIQQADVVFYCLPSGKHVRSLFEDHGGVLEHVRAGQTIVDLGTSPVGLTRELATRVEAKGASFADAPIARTREAAINGTLSVMVGATPELFAKIEPLIRHFATEVTNCGGTGAGQVTKILNNMVLFQTVNALCEAAGIARRSGVDPKLLFETLSKGSADSFALRNHGLKAVIPGEFPERAFSTEYALKDLSYALDLAKDIDLDVPGAELAGEVLQKAIDAGFGGAYWPVIAKVVDRS from the coding sequence ATGTCGGCATCGAACTCGATCGGCTTCATCGGACTCGGCGTGATGGGCGAGCCGATCTGCCGCAATCTCCTGAAGAAGAGCGGCAGGCCGGTCGTGGCTTTCGATCTGGCGAAAGAGCCGCTGGCGCGTATGCAAAACGATGGCGCACGCGTCGCGCCATCGATCGCTGCGGTGATTCAGCAGGCGGATGTGGTGTTCTATTGCCTGCCGAGCGGCAAGCATGTGCGCAGCCTGTTCGAGGATCATGGCGGCGTTCTGGAGCATGTGCGTGCCGGACAGACGATCGTCGATCTCGGCACCTCGCCGGTCGGGTTGACGCGCGAGCTCGCGACGCGGGTCGAGGCGAAGGGCGCAAGCTTCGCCGATGCGCCGATCGCGCGAACGCGCGAGGCCGCCATCAACGGCACGCTCAGCGTGATGGTTGGCGCAACGCCTGAGCTGTTCGCGAAGATCGAACCGCTGATCCGTCACTTCGCAACGGAAGTGACCAACTGTGGCGGCACCGGCGCTGGTCAGGTGACGAAGATCCTCAACAACATGGTGTTGTTTCAGACGGTCAATGCGCTCTGCGAGGCCGCAGGCATCGCCCGCCGCAGCGGTGTCGATCCGAAGCTGCTCTTCGAGACGCTGTCGAAAGGCTCCGCCGACAGCTTCGCGCTGCGCAACCATGGCCTGAAGGCAGTGATCCCCGGCGAGTTTCCGGAGCGGGCGTTCTCGACCGAGTACGCGCTGAAGGATCTCAGCTATGCGCTCGATCTGGCAAAGGATATCGATCTCGATGTGCCTGGTGCCGAGCTTGCGGGCGAGGTGCTGCAGAAGGCGATCGACGCCGGCTTTGGTGGCGCCTACTGGCCGGTGATCGCCAAGGTCGTGGATCGGTCATAG
- a CDS encoding IclR family transcriptional regulator, which translates to MTSQGVAAVDRALTILRAFEGDNDPEPLTLAALARRTGLYKSTMLRLMVSLQAFGYIVQLPDGRYHLGPTPFRLGSLYQRGNRLYDHVMPVLRELVARGTESGSFHIRHDEKLRLCVLRVDSQHATLDRVCAGALLPLHRGASGTTILAFDSDESGEKYQAARQTFSAVSYGERDPDCAGISSPVFGADNRLVGALSVSGPKSRFTDENVRRMSALVLDAAMRVTRVLGGRNDAMAARAERLVQPA; encoded by the coding sequence ATGACGAGTCAGGGTGTTGCGGCGGTCGACCGCGCGTTGACAATCCTGCGGGCTTTCGAGGGCGATAACGATCCCGAGCCGTTGACGCTGGCGGCGCTGGCCCGCCGCACCGGCCTCTACAAGAGCACGATGCTGCGGCTGATGGTGTCGCTGCAGGCGTTCGGCTACATCGTGCAGCTGCCGGATGGCCGCTATCATCTTGGGCCAACCCCGTTCCGGCTTGGCTCGCTGTATCAGCGCGGCAACCGCCTGTACGATCACGTTATGCCGGTGTTGCGCGAACTTGTCGCGCGCGGCACCGAGAGCGGCTCGTTCCACATCCGCCATGACGAGAAGCTTCGGCTCTGCGTGCTGCGCGTCGATTCGCAGCACGCCACGCTCGATCGCGTTTGCGCCGGTGCGCTGCTGCCGCTGCATCGTGGGGCGAGTGGAACCACCATCCTGGCGTTCGACAGCGATGAAAGCGGTGAAAAATATCAGGCGGCCCGCCAGACCTTCTCGGCGGTGTCGTATGGCGAGCGCGATCCGGACTGCGCAGGAATCTCCAGTCCGGTGTTCGGTGCCGACAACCGCCTGGTGGGCGCCTTGTCGGTGTCGGGACCGAAATCGCGCTTCACCGACGAGAATGTCCGGCGGATGTCGGCGCTGGTGCTCGATGCGGCGATGCGCGTGACGCGGGTTCTTGGCGGCCGCAATGACGCGATGGCCGCGCGGGCGGAGCGTCTGGTGCAGCCGGCCTGA
- a CDS encoding MFS transporter, with product MSSDAVLPVSERSIRYDGWRVVFACFVVATFSWGLGFYGHGVYLAELQRSKGWPTSLISTATTLYYLSGSVLVIYVSDMLQRLGPRLMLMMGAICFSAALVGLSFISEPWQLFVAYMVMAIGWMFSSAGALTNVAGLWFFEKRGLAISLTLTGASFGGIILTPLMVAAVQHWGFHDAMLMMAAATVVVLTLVVGLCVGKPPQTLPGASASGAASGHHGGEAWTRARALRSLQFWTMTLPFAFAIAAQVGFLVHQLAFLQPKIGLQTASYAVAVTTFMAVLGRLVIGSVIDRLNQRMVSAASFISQTFAILLLLNTDSPAMMFIGCAIFGFSVGNLITFPSLIIFREFGAASFGMLVGLSVAINQVIYAFGPGVVGWLRDFSGSYTASWIFCMAMQCLAAAIILIPFRKAAPAARSASS from the coding sequence ATGTCATCTGACGCTGTCCTGCCCGTCTCCGAACGTTCCATCCGTTACGACGGATGGCGCGTCGTGTTCGCCTGCTTCGTCGTCGCCACCTTTTCCTGGGGGCTGGGATTCTACGGGCACGGCGTCTATCTCGCCGAACTGCAGCGCTCGAAAGGATGGCCGACGTCGCTGATATCGACCGCGACGACCCTCTATTATCTGAGCGGCTCAGTGCTCGTCATCTATGTCTCGGACATGCTGCAGCGGCTCGGCCCGCGGCTGATGCTGATGATGGGGGCGATCTGTTTCTCCGCCGCGCTAGTCGGCCTGTCGTTCATCTCGGAGCCCTGGCAGCTCTTCGTCGCCTACATGGTGATGGCGATCGGCTGGATGTTTTCAAGCGCTGGGGCGCTCACCAACGTTGCCGGCCTATGGTTCTTCGAAAAGCGCGGACTTGCGATCAGCCTCACCCTGACTGGCGCCAGCTTCGGCGGCATCATCCTGACGCCGCTGATGGTGGCCGCGGTGCAGCACTGGGGCTTCCACGACGCCATGCTGATGATGGCGGCAGCGACCGTCGTGGTGCTGACGCTGGTTGTCGGCCTCTGCGTCGGCAAGCCGCCGCAGACGCTGCCCGGCGCATCCGCGTCCGGCGCCGCATCCGGCCATCACGGCGGCGAAGCCTGGACCCGCGCGCGCGCTTTGCGCAGCCTGCAGTTCTGGACGATGACGCTGCCGTTCGCTTTCGCCATCGCGGCGCAGGTCGGTTTTCTGGTGCATCAGCTTGCGTTCCTGCAACCGAAGATCGGTCTGCAGACCGCGAGCTACGCCGTGGCGGTGACGACGTTCATGGCGGTGCTCGGCCGGCTGGTGATCGGATCGGTGATCGACCGGCTCAACCAGCGCATGGTGAGCGCGGCTTCGTTCATCAGCCAGACGTTTGCGATCCTGCTGCTGCTGAACACCGACAGTCCGGCGATGATGTTCATCGGCTGTGCGATCTTCGGCTTCTCGGTCGGCAACCTGATCACGTTTCCGTCGCTGATCATCTTCCGCGAGTTCGGCGCCGCCTCGTTCGGCATGCTGGTCGGACTGTCGGTGGCGATCAATCAGGTGATCTACGCGTTTGGTCCGGGTGTTGTCGGCTGGCTGCGGGATTTCTCCGGCAGTTACACCGCATCCTGGATCTTCTGCATGGCCATGCAGTGCCTTGCGGCGGCGATCATCCTGATCCCGTTCCGCAAGGCTGCTCCTGCCGCGCGCTCTGCCTCATCCTGA
- a CDS encoding carboxymuconolactone decarboxylase family protein: MRIKRISLDEMNAEQKAVHDANVASKRGRMPAPVYAWIHSPEMAKHLQPLGGFLRFDSVLGARLSEIAILVTARHWTAHFEWYAHKKLGLEAGLDPKIIADIAARRAPDFSGDPKGQVVHDVSKALHEEHRVPQPLYDKAIATLGEKGLVELIGLLGYYCLVSMTLNTFEFDLPEGEVSDLA; encoded by the coding sequence ATGCGGATCAAACGAATTTCGCTAGACGAAATGAACGCGGAGCAGAAGGCGGTTCACGACGCCAATGTGGCGAGCAAGCGCGGCCGCATGCCGGCGCCGGTCTATGCCTGGATTCACAGTCCCGAAATGGCCAAGCATTTGCAGCCCCTCGGCGGCTTCCTGCGCTTCGATTCAGTGCTCGGCGCGCGGTTGTCGGAAATCGCCATCCTCGTCACCGCGCGCCACTGGACCGCGCACTTCGAATGGTATGCGCACAAGAAGCTCGGCCTCGAAGCCGGCCTTGATCCGAAGATCATCGCCGATATTGCCGCACGGCGCGCGCCGGACTTCTCAGGCGATCCGAAGGGGCAGGTCGTACACGATGTCAGCAAGGCGCTGCACGAGGAGCACCGGGTGCCGCAGCCGCTTTACGACAAGGCGATCGCCACGCTCGGCGAAAAGGGGCTCGTCGAACTGATCGGCCTGCTCGGCTACTACTGCCTCGTCTCGATGACCCTGAACACGTTCGAGTTCGATCTGCCCGAAGGCGAGGTGTCTGATCTCGCCTGA
- a CDS encoding acyl-CoA dehydrogenase family protein, giving the protein MTESKAADQTTAALESFRRETRDWLEKNCPPEMRRPMLVESDTFWGGRNKTYQSEAQRVWFERMRDKKWIVPHWPAEYGGGGLDPARAKIVREEMAAINARPPLRSFGIMMLGPALLKFGTEEQKREHIPKILSGDIRWCQGYSEPNSGSDLASLQTRADLDGDHYVVNGQKIWTSYANKADWIFCLTRTDFSAKKHEGISFLLFDMTSPGVTTKPILLISGYSPFCETFFDNVRVPKKNVLGTVNKGWDVAKYVLQFERDSISGIGDRGAKRAMSEIALNSVGADENGRLADPLLRSQLANFEVDEVAFQFASERASDQVKTGQAHPAFSSAMKYYGSELNKRRHELFMSMGGSDALEWESERSQSGMTARTWLRTKANSIEGGTSEVMLGIVAKRILNLPGA; this is encoded by the coding sequence ATGACAGAGTCCAAGGCGGCTGATCAGACGACGGCAGCTCTCGAAAGCTTCCGCCGGGAAACGCGGGACTGGCTAGAGAAGAATTGTCCGCCGGAGATGCGCCGGCCGATGCTGGTCGAGAGCGACACGTTCTGGGGCGGTCGCAACAAGACCTATCAATCGGAAGCGCAGCGCGTCTGGTTCGAGCGCATGCGCGACAAGAAGTGGATCGTGCCGCACTGGCCGGCCGAATACGGCGGCGGCGGTCTGGATCCGGCGCGCGCCAAGATCGTGCGCGAGGAGATGGCGGCGATCAATGCGCGCCCGCCGCTGCGGTCGTTTGGCATCATGATGCTCGGACCGGCGCTGCTGAAATTCGGCACCGAGGAGCAGAAGCGCGAGCACATTCCGAAGATCCTCTCCGGCGACATCCGCTGGTGCCAGGGCTATTCCGAACCGAATTCCGGCTCCGATCTCGCTTCGTTGCAGACCCGCGCCGACCTCGATGGCGACCACTATGTGGTCAACGGCCAGAAGATCTGGACCTCCTACGCCAATAAGGCTGACTGGATCTTCTGCCTGACACGAACCGATTTCTCGGCGAAGAAGCACGAAGGCATCTCGTTCCTGCTGTTCGACATGACGTCGCCGGGCGTGACCACCAAGCCGATCCTGCTGATCTCGGGTTATTCGCCGTTCTGCGAAACCTTCTTCGACAACGTTCGCGTGCCGAAGAAGAACGTGCTCGGCACCGTCAACAAGGGGTGGGATGTTGCAAAATACGTGCTGCAGTTCGAGCGCGACTCGATCAGCGGCATCGGCGATCGCGGCGCCAAGCGGGCGATGAGCGAGATCGCGCTGAACTCGGTGGGAGCGGACGAGAACGGCCGGCTTGCCGATCCGCTGCTGCGCAGTCAGCTGGCGAATTTCGAGGTCGATGAGGTGGCGTTCCAGTTCGCGTCCGAGCGCGCGTCCGACCAGGTGAAGACCGGGCAGGCGCATCCGGCATTTTCATCGGCGATGAAATATTACGGCTCGGAGCTGAACAAGCGCCGGCACGAACTCTTCATGTCGATGGGCGGCAGCGATGCGCTCGAGTGGGAGAGCGAGCGCTCGCAGAGCGGCATGACGGCGCGCACCTGGCTGCGTACCAAGGCCAACTCCATCGAAGGCGGCACCAGCGAAGTGATGCTCGGCATCGTCGCCAAGCGCATCCTCAACCTGCCGGGCGCGTGA